The genomic DNA caattgtgcgtcgccccacggatctcccggttgcggccggctgcgacagagcctgggcgcgaacccagcccagcctgggcgcgaacccagagactctggtggcgcagctagcactgcgatgcagtgccctagaccactgcgccacccgggagacgacagcctggaggtgtgttgggtcattgccctgttgaaaaacaaatgacagtcccactaagcccaaaccagatgggatggcgtatttctgcagaatgctgtggtagccatgctggttaagtgtgccttgaattctaaataaatcactgagtgtcaccagcaaaaaacacccccacaccataatatctcctcctccatgctttacggtgggaaccacacatgcagagatcatccattcacccacaccgcgtcacACAAAGACGGCggttgaaccaaaaatcttacatttggactccagaccaaaggacagatttccaccggtctaatgtccattgctcgtgtatcttggcccaagcaagtctcttcttattggtgtcctttagcagtggtttctttgctgcaattcgaccatgaaggcctgattcacgcagtctcctctaaacagttgatgttgagatgtgtcttgaactctgtgaagcatttatttcggctgacatttctgaggctggtaactctgagagtttcaccatagcgcttgatggtttttgtgactgcgcaaatttcttgacattttctgaattgactgaccatgtcttaaagtaatgatggactattgtttctctttgcttatttgagctgttcttgccataaaatggaattggtcttttaccaaatagggctgtcttgtCATGTCACaacctcctaccttgtcacaacacaacttattggctcaaacgcattaagaaggaaagaaattccacaaatgaacttttaacgaggcacacctgttaattgaaacgcattccaggtgactacctcatgaagctggttgaaagaatgccaagagtgtggaaagctgtcatcaagacaaagggaaagggggatacctagtcagttgtacaactggatgccttcaactgaaatgtgtcttccgcattaaacccaacccctctgaatcagagaggtgcgggggggctgccttaatcgacatccacgccttcggcacccggggaacagtggaagGGTGgttttttgaagaatctcaaatataaaatatatttagatttgtttaacactttttttgattactacatgattacatatgtgttatttcatagttttgatgtcttcactattctacaatgtagaaaatagtaaaaattaagaaaaacccttgaacgagtaggtgttctaaaacttttgaccggtagaaTAGCCTAGCTGAAGAGTTTTGGAAATAGATCTTTGCCCTGTGCTTCTCCACCCATTTGCTATAGTTAGGCCCTATAAACTATTGTTCATTGCACTCGATTTGCATTTTGACTCATAAAGTGATCTCGAGcaagaaaaggttggtgaccacggTTCTAGTCTTAATAGGCTACAGCTGCCTATTGTGATTATTACTGTTATATCAGAGCATTATGTTCTAGTCTCATAATCTATTCATTATAGGcctatggggtattatgtgtagatctaTGTGAGTCGCATGTTAAATGCAAAATTtgtaaaatttgatttacataCTGTCGACCTACATGACTATTTGGTCTGTATTGCGAAGTCACAcgttagttgtgtgtgtgatcaATTACAGTAGGGTATAGAGTAGGCTTTTATGGTAATTTAATGAGTGCCCAAATTTTGTCCCACCAAGATTTTTGCTGGCCTTGCCATCATTGTATGTCTGCCTACGCCacagatttttgttttcatgaattctCACATTCCGGTGGTTTTCTGCCAGCTGGTAGAGTCAGTTTTGCTCCCAAACCTTGTCATTCATGCGCCACACACCTACTCCACCTTCCCTGTTAGTCATTCATGTATTCACTAATTTCCCAAATAATCCTACTTAAATTAACATTTGTCTCTGTTGCACCATCAGCACCTGCTTGCTGGTATATAAAAACCCCTCCTCCATCCAGAGGAAACATGGCTCTGCTTAGATGATCATTTGAGCTGTGGTGAAATGACAGGCTTGATGTTGAACAGAGAGCATCACCACCGCCCCACCAGGCTTTGAACAGAGGGCCACGATGCAATGCCACTCCAACGCCCCTCCACCCAGGCTGTTGTTATTGTCCTCCTCCATCCATAACGTCCGTGGCTCTGGCAGTGTAATTATCATGGTGtgggatgaggaggaagacacaATAAGAACAGGGGCTGGATAAATAGGACTGCAGTGATCACCACGCTCTGCACTGCAGAGATCCCACCTGCTGAAAAAGGGCATGGGAACATCCAGTGGTAGAACACAGGCCTCTTTCTTGAGCACTGCTcatttctctgtctgtcagcgTCCTCTTTCCGGCACCCCCTCCTGCATCTCAATGCCTAGACTTTGGCTTAGCGGGCTAATGTGCTCTTCTAGTGTGTGGGAGACCTGGGTTTGAACCCCTTCTGTAAACACCAcccacataagcacacacacacacacacataagcacacacacacacacagagcacagtaTACATTCATGCGCATCTTCCCCAGACATTGACAGCTACGTCCAGATATAGACCTATAGTGCAATTTACAGCCTGTGTCTGTATTTCCCCGTCATTACACACACCTTCACTGAGGCAGGACGAGTTCTCAGTCTGTCTCTGTGGGTCATTTACATTTCACACCACGCTTGGGGAACTTTGCTCCTGATTTCTTTCTGTGTAATAAGGTGACTTTCTCAATACTTTTCCACCCATCTCCTCTGCACCCAGACGTTGTATTAGACAAGTATCGGCCTCCTGTGGCATTTCAGCACAACAGTTAATCTCTTTAGTGTTTGGTGTGAATTAAAATCAATTCGATAGTTGTCTTGTGCTTTAATTACGAGCACACACAGGTTTATTCCAGTTTCTCTTTATAATCACAGAAAGGATAGAGAGGAACGGAGGATTAAGTCAGTGAGTAAGATCCCCACTCACATTTTTATCCAGTCGAAATCAGATTCCTCTAGGTCATTCTGAATCTTACTTGGCTCAAAGTGTCTTGTATTTTGATCAGTGTAGACGTCTGGGGTCAATCTCTCTTGGCTAGAGATGTTCTAACTCGCTTCACATCTCCATTAGCCAACACTAAAATGACTTTTTAAGCCCCACTATCTATCTGGAAGCCTTAAATAAATATGAGCTTCAGTTTGTTTTTGAGCTTCAAATGAGATACCGATCAcaagattaattaattaataacttcTTCTTGGAGTAAAATGTAATTGCCCCAACAGGCAAGGTTGTGAACTCAAGTATTTTAACTAATGTGTCTTGTTAAGGaattaatttggaaatgtatGAGTTTGTAGACTGGTTCCTGTATAGTCTTGATACAGTGTAGTCTGTTATGGGATGAATAGTAAATACTGTACCTTGGCTATATCAGTGGGATGTGGCCACAGTGTTGGTagttgacatacagtatacagcagTGTTGTTAGTAGTGGAATGGTGGGGTTACAGTAGTGGTGGGTTTAGAGTAGTGTTGGGTGGggttagagtggtggtggggtggggttaGAGTAGTGGTGGGGTGGggttagagtggtggtggggtggggttaGAGTGTGTGGTGAGGTGGGTTTGAGTGGTGGTGTGGTAGAGTAGCTTTGGGGTGGGGTTAGAGTGGCGTTGGGATTGGGTTAGAGTGGCGTTGGGGTGGGGTTAGagttgtggtgtggtggggttagagtggtggtgtgtggggtttagagtggtggtggggggctAGAGTAGTGGTGGGGTGGGTTAGAGTAGTAGTGGTGGGGTTATAATAGTGTTTGGGTGGGGTTAGAgtggggtggtgtgggtggtgttagAGTGTGGTGGAGTGGGGTtggagtggtggtggagtggggttggagtggtggtgggtgggttagagtggtggtggggtggggttagagtggtggtggtggggttagagTGGTGGTTGGGGTGGGGTTAGAGTGggttggtggggtggggtggggttagGAAGTCGGcggtggttgtgtgtggggttagatgtggtttggtggtgggtggtggggagGGTGTGGTGGTGGGTTAGAGTAGTGATGGAGTGGGGTTAGATCGTGGGGGGGTTATGGGGTTATAGTGGTGGGATGAGTGTGGTTAGATTAGGGGTGGGGTTAgagtggtgttgtggtggtggagggggttAGGGTAGTGGTGTGGAAGggttagagtggtggtggggtggggttagagtagtggtgtggtggggtTTGTTTAGTGATGGGGGGGGTTAAGCTAGTGGTGGGGTGGGTCTGAGAGTGGATGGGTGGGGGTTAGagtggtggggtgggtggggtctAGGTGTGGTGGCGGGGTGGGTTAGAGTGGTGGGGTGGTAGATGGTGGGGTTGGGTTAGAGTAGTGGTGGGTGGggttagagtggtggtggggtgggtgtgggtgggtttagaggggttggtggggtgggttagagtggtggtggggtggggttaCCGTGAGTGTGGGGTGggttagagtggtggtggggttagagtggggggtgggtggggttaAGAGTGGTCGTGGGGTTAGAGTGGGGGGTGGTAGAGTGTGGTGGggttagagtggtggtggggttagagtggtggtggggtggggttttgagtggtggtgtggtggggttaGAGTAGCGTTGGGTGGGGTTAGAGTGGCGTTGGGATTGGGTTAGAGTGGCGTTGGGTGGGGTTAGAGTTGGTGGTGTTGTGggttagagtggtggtggggctgGGGGAAGTGGTTGTGGGTGGGTTTAGAGTAGTATGGGGTGGGTTATAATAGTGTTTTGGGTGGGGTTAGAGTGGGGGTGGTTGCTGGGGTGGTTAGAGTGGTGGTGAGTTGGGGTGGAGTAGGTGTGGGTGGGGTTAGAGTAGTGGTGAGTGGGTTTAGATTGGTGGAGGGTGTGGGGTagagtgtggtggtgggtggggttagagtgtggtggggtggggtttAGAGTGGTGGTGTCGAGTGTTGTTGCGGGTAGAGCTATGATGGAGTGGGGTTAGATTAGTGGGGGTTATGGGTTATATTAGTGGTGAGTGTGGTTAGATTAGGGTGGGGTAGATGGTGtttgtggtggtggagtgggttaGTAGTGGTGTGGAAGGGTtagagtggtggtgggtggggttaGAGTAGTGGTGTGTGGGGGTTGTTTAGTGATGGGGTGGGGTTAGAGTAGTGGTGGGGTGGgttagagtggtggtggtggggttagcgtgtggtggcggtggggtaggtggtggtggggtggggtagagtgtggtggggtggggttaGAGTGTGGGGGGTGGGGTAGAGTGGCGTGTGATGGGGTTAGAGCGGTGTTGGGGTGGGTTAGAGTAGCGGTGGGTGGGGTTAGagtagtggtgtggtggggttagagtagtggtgtggtggggtTAGCAGTAGTGGTGTGGTGGGGGTTAGAGTAGTGGTGTGGTGGGTTAGAGgtaagtggtggtggtggggtttgaGTATGGTTGGTGGCGTTGAGTGGCGGTGGGTGGGGAGTGGTGGTGGGTTGGGGTTAGACGTAGTGGTGTGGTGGGGTTAGAGTGGCGGTTGGGTGgggagtggtggtgtggtgggtataccttacatttacatttgttttacagtaGTAGTGTTGGAATAGATTTACAGTAATAtaagaccagacagaccagagtcAGAGGGTTTGGGGCTTGTGAGAAGGAGGCTCATAGTTTTTATTCCAGTGGTGTCATTGCTTCACCCAGGTCACCTGACCAGGAAGTCACCACACCAAatcatgcacacacaaaaaatgaaaacatgaacATAAATGGTTGTTTACTCTCTCAACAAGTTCCTCTTTCCCATTTATTGAAAAGAGAAAGCCCATATCACTGCATGTATTGACATTAGGAGTGAAATTTGTTTTCCAAAACTgtgaaacaaaaatgttcattgGGTCAATTTGGTCATTTGTTGAACCAAATTGATATAACATTGTCATTTGGAGATGGTATGCATTTATCATTTTCATCATTTTCAAATAAACATGGTACATTGGCATTTGTTCGTCAGacctaaaaaaattaaaataatattatattgCAAAGGaaggataattttttttattaaagaaaTTAGAGATATTAAGAAAAAGTAACATGGAATCATACAAATAACCCAACAGCCTTCTAGAGTTTATCATGACACAGATAGTTAGTTACTTGTGCAATATGTGTGTCTTTGTCCCAGTGATAGGAGAACTTGACACTGTGAACATCTGGACAGATAGAGATCTGGCCAGCACATGGAGATATCTGCCACATTAAACCCCAGGCATCAGGAGGACGTACAGAATCCAGAACGATCGACCAGTAACCATCTCAATCCAGATCAGCCAAGCCATACAGGTACTATCTCTGTTTCTGGCTGCACAGCTTGGAGGTAAACATATCATTTCAAGAGAGCGGGGATAACTCAACAACTAATATAAAGGCTGACACCAACAATCAATTTATTTCGTACAATGTATTTTATATCGTTCTTAACAAACATTTATCTGTTGACTCACTCAGCATTAATCCATGCATGTTAATATGGCACATTTCATGGCAGTAACAATTATTGTTTTACTCATTTTAATCATTGTACATCATTATCATGTTGGCATCACCTCACTATGGCATGATCAGTCATTAAAATGCTGGTATGCACtttatacaaatacaattacaGAGATGTATTGAATATATGCAATACTGACTCATAATCGATAAAAATGGCTTTAACATTGACTCCCAACCCTTAATATCCATGTGCATGTCCACCAGTGACACCAAGAAAACACTAATGTGGTATCTTAGCAAAAATGTAAAAGAATGAATTTTCCAGCTATACCAAATCATTCTCCTCAATAATTGGACAAACCTAGAACCTGCGGCAATTCTGCCTAAATAAATTATTTGGACGTTGTAAATAAGctggattgtgtctgtgtggtttgccgaaaaaaaataacatttttgctTTGGTTTGTATTTGTATGAAGCTACATGAATCCTTAGAGATGGCGACATATTTTATAAGGAAAAGGGTTGGATTTATTTCTCAGATGTAAAATGTGCCTACATGTATAGAAACATTGAAATATCGTTTCTTAAAGGCacatattctaaaatgtgtaaaaatgctAACGCATCGGAGCTGTGGAAAGGCCGTTTTATTCCAAAGGATGAAAACGTACAATATATGAtataaagtactgtatatttacatgtGTATTCCTGGGGTCATCTGAACATTCTAGAACCTTGGATGTTAAtgttacaatattttttgttattctcATTCAAGACAGACAcaagctatgtttccattaacttgtccagggATTTTTTGTCGATATTTAGAAAGTTCGCATAGAAAATATTGTTTGTGTGACAGTTGTCTGCTAGGGTGCGTTTTCATTTAACTATCTTGTCGATAAAAACAGAAGGACGAAATGacatcacatcaacaacaacaaaaaacattttttgcagAACCCTAGTGTCGAATAAAAATGTAGTGGTTGAATTGTTTCCTTTACCCTTTTAATCAAATTGCTTGTTAATACATTGGCGAtagcctgtatgccctcccacctatctgtttcatgtctcaggtagcctgcgaaagccagcatggatagaatgcaataattgactaatatttgccatattgtaataattctcatgtgccaaCATATCGCCAAGGTCCTTGCCATGGTGAaactcctgtagatctgatataattggatggtgaaagttgccagccaaccagaaaagcaaggcaaagtaattcaggcattcttgaaagtcaggacaatcctttTTCTGAAAAGAAACCATTTTTTATAgttgaaaaaatacattttgcaagCAGTTGGCATTTAGAATGAAATGTGAAGTAAAGCTTTATAGTTAACCTACGTGATGACATCACATACCCCGCGTACCTTCAAAATGATTTGGCAGTCATCATTTATTCGTAAATCACCATTTGTCACAATAAAGAAAGTtagacaaaataaaaatccaccCCTGTAGAATGGATACAATTTTTGTCGATCTTTAGACAATTTCTCCAATATTTGCCGTTTCCATTACACgtcacaaatatttatttttcaacattgCTTTTGATTATAAATAAACCAATGGAAATCTGCCTAATGGTATCCATGGCATTTATCCCTTCTCAATGTGGGTGACTTAAATGACACATGTTGTGCTAAATGAATCAATGCCCAGTATTGCATTGTTCCTTCAGAAATCCATCTGGTCCTTTTTTACCCATTGATTGCCATTTGGCTGTCATTGAATTTAAATGACAGCCAGTGATAACATCACTGTATACATCTCAAATGCCTGTCATTGTGTTCGTGGGCTATAGGCGTGTATATATTCTCAGTGGCTCAACATCCTTACAGAATAGCAGAGGTTCCCTGGCCTGCTCCTCTGTGGCTTGATACAGTGAagggggggagtgtgtgtgtgtgtggtgtgtgtgtgtgtgtgtgtgtgtgtgtgtgtgtgtgtgtgtgtgttgtgttgtgtgtgtgtgtgtgtgtggtgtgtgtgtgtgtgtgtgtgtgtgtgtgtgtgtgtgtgtgtgtgtgtgtgtgtgtgtgttgtgtgtgtgctgtgtgtgtgtgtgtgtgtgtgtgtgtgtgtccgcccaCGCTTCTCTATAGTACAGGAAGTTTCCCTTAGTAAGATGATGCATCTCAATATCCTTTTCCTGGAAAATTAGTACAATGTTTTTTTCATGAATTAAtatgtattgttttgtttggcaGGTGCATTCGCATTTATGGGATTTCTTCTGTGATTTGATTCGGGGAGCAGAACCTAAAGAGGCAATCCATTCAAAACCTGAGAGCAAAGGTTATTGTACAATTTTTCTGAATGAAAAAAATTATGGGAAAGCGAATAAACTGTTCAGCCTACACTatacatcattacttttaagtggctaaataaagtatatttttaaataattattatgattatttgcCATCAAAATTCATTTCAACTGCAAGGCTATtgtttttctccattcatctatATGCATACCAGTTTCACAAAGTACATGCACTTAGCAACTTTTCAAACTGGAAAGCCTTAAAATCCTTGCTTATTCCTTTTCACATCCTCATATTTTACACTATCTGAAATCCAGAAAGAAAACATCTACAGACACAAACCATAATAATACAAAATCTGCTGTttaaaaaaattgacaaaaaaagtaatgaaataaaataatgacacaCTCATTTGATGACATCTAATGCACATGCTAAGATTGGCAACAATATTTTGGCATGATGTTCTGTGAACAAATCATTTACACTTTTTTCCCCTAGAATTGCTTATAGAAAATAATACCTGATGTCATTTCAAATTGTATCATCTCTGTCTGCAGTGATGCAATGGAGGAAAAGCACTTAACTGCAATCATTTTAAGTTAAGGTGAAACAGGCATgctcactttaaaaaaaatacatatcccCCTTATAATGCTAAGTGTGCATCATTTGGTACATTGTTACCAAGGTGCTATATTATCTTTGTGAGCCGGCAATAAGAAAATGTATAACAAGATTTGTTGGTTCTGGTTAATATTTCTCTGATGGGACAATTTCCTGGGACAATAAGTATCCATGCTTCATGCTTTGAATCCCTCACAAGAAATGAATGTAATAATTCATGTCCAACAAGTTTGCCATTTCTTTCCAACGCTCCTTCCTCTTCAATCAATCCCTGTGAATCGCTTCAATATATTATATCCTTAGACCAACCAAAAGAAACAACACAAAAGTACTAAAAGGAGATTTGGTTAGGAGCAGCATTGGAGATGCATTGTACTTATATAAAAAAAGGAAAGCTAGGAGTTGCCTGTGTAGATAGGCCAACCCAGTCTGATGATCTATTCCAATTCAACGTTTTACCATTTAGGCAAAAACGTTGAAATGCAACATGTAGTTCAAAACACTATGATGCACTAGGCTCAGATAGATTTCCTTCTCTTCATGAGTCGGCGATTGTCTGTGAAGCTGTGGAGGCCTGGGGAGACTGAGCTGATGGGCGAGGGGAAGAAGCTGTTCTTTAGGGTGCTGGGAGAGATCTCCTCGATGCGGTATGACACCGAGTGAAAGTACTGGTGGGGGTTCAACTGGGAACTAAAGGAGTTCTGGTGAGAGAAGGCACAGCCCATCCCTCCGCCCCCCattcctcctcccatccctcccccacAGCTACCAAACTCATGTGAGTGGTAGTTCATGCAGGAGCATACAGAAGGCAGGTCGGTGACCTCAGCGCAGTACTGGCCCTGCGTTTCCCTGCGCCTCCTCCTGGCACCACCTCCTCTCCCCAGTGTCTCCTCCTGGATAtggatgatcatgctgtttctgTTCCCCGCCAGCGAGGCCCTCTCCTCGGCATCCCGCCTCTCGTCCTCACTGTTCATGGTCAGGAACCTCAGCACCACCAGGTTGAGGAAGGCTCCTATGACAGTCAGGCCCACCAGGATGTACATGAAGCTGAAGGCCACGTACAGGGGCCTCCGCTGCAGGGCCCGGTTCTTCTGCAGAGCCACAAAGTCCCCAAAGCCGATGGTAGTCAGTGTGatgaagcagtagtagtagctcTGGAAAAAGCTCCAGTCCTCGTAGTGGGAAAAGGCGGCTGCCCCAATGCACAGCGTACCGATGCAGGAGAagaaccccaccgtcaccatgtTCTCCATGGAAACATCGGTGATGTGCATGCCACAGCACTTCTTGATGCGCTTCAGKAGGGACTTGACAAAGGTGTTCATCCTCTCGCCYAGGCTCTGGAACATGACCAGGGTCAGGGGTATCCCCAGGACGGCATAGAACATGCAGAAGGCCTTCCCCGCGTCTGTGCCGGGAGCTGCATGGCCATAACCTGCAGGGAGACAACAGACCACAGTCACCAGGGTGTAACATCAATGGTACAGCACCATGGCCATAACCTGCAGGGAGACAACAGACCACAGTCACCAGGGTGTAACATCAATGGTACAGCACCATGTCCATAACCTGTAGGGAGACAACAGACCACAGTCACCAGGGTGTAACATCAATGGTACAGCACCATGGCCATAACCTGTAGGGGAGAGAAGACGGAGACATTGATCAGGACATAACATCTATGGTGCAGCAGCATGGTCCTAACCTGAAAGAGAGACAACAAACCAGAAACCAGGACCAGTATTTTACAGCGATGGCTCGATAActgccagggttggggtcaaatcACTTTTCAATTCAGTACATTTAGAAGGATAAATAGCCCAAACATTTCCTCAATTGATTGAATTGAAAATAGAACTCAGCCCA from Salvelinus sp. IW2-2015 linkage group LG31, ASM291031v2, whole genome shotgun sequence includes the following:
- the LOC111956158 gene encoding potassium channel subfamily K member 9; its protein translation is MALRAGRTWFGQVLRRVSRLQGSWSRRSSSLLCLSANPEQDLGTCYRDHTDSSLHYCSSVQRTHRHQHAPVCPSSSSRCQRFPDCCAAFPGDTRGHEPLTRRFLVVMKRQNVRTLSLIICTFTYLLVGAAVFDALESDFEMREKEQLEAEEKRLQGKYNISEDDYRKLETIIMEAEPHRAGVQWKFAGSFYFAITVITTIGYGHAAPGTDAGKAFCMFYAVLGIPLTLVMFQSLGERMNTFVKSLLKRIKKCCGMHITDVSMENMVTVGFFSCIGTLCIGAAAFSHYEDWSFFQSYYYCFITLTTIGFGDFVALQKNRALQRRPLYVAFSFMYILVGLTVIGAFLNLVVLRFLTMNSEDERRDAEERASLAGNRNSMIIHIQEETLGRGGGARRRRRETQGQYCAEVTDLPSVCSCMNYHSHEFGSCGGGMGGGMGGGGMGCAFSHQNSFSSQLNPHQYFHSVSYRIEEISPSTLKNSFFPSPISSVSPGLHSFTDNRRLMKRRKSI